A DNA window from Choloepus didactylus isolate mChoDid1 chromosome 9, mChoDid1.pri, whole genome shotgun sequence contains the following coding sequences:
- the ZNF142 gene encoding zinc finger protein 142 isoform X3: MCPECKRCFKKRTHLVEHLHLHFPDPSLQCPNCQKFFTSKSKLKTHLLRELGEKAHRCPLCHYSAVERNALNRHMASMHEAISNFYSDTYTCPVCREEFRLSQALKEHLKSHTAAAATEPLPLHCFQEGCSYAAPDRKAFLKHLKEAHGVRAVECRHHSCPLLFATAEAMEAHHKSHYAFHCPHCDFACSNKHLFRKHKKQGHPGSEELRCTFCPFATFNPVAYQDHVGKMHAHEKIHQCPECNFATAHKRVLIRHMLLHTGEKPHKCELCDFTCRDVSYLSKHMLTHSNAKDYMCTECGYVTKWKHYLSVHMRKHAGDLRYQCNQCSYRCHRADQLSSHKLRHQGKSLMCEVCAFACKRKYELQKHMASQHHPGTPAPLYPCRYCSYQSRHKQALLSHENCKHTRLREFHCALCDYRTFSNTALFFHKRKAHGYVPGDQSWQLRYASQEPEGTRQCPTPPPDSEPSNQLSGQPEEPGHDLGTVVNPSLNQASPETNEDGARRQDGSEAPQGGDLVGSPSPVEVDESSCTLHLEALGVELEPMAEPPLEEITETTPVEFRPLDPSGPLELEGPHGTLTELPSFEGIEPSGLGAEEEPILEKPEPEDPRNPPSSEEPPNSWMETFKATPPAETASLSPFPESESLLKALRRQDKEQAEALVLEGRVQMVVIQGEGQAFRCPHCPFITRREKALSLHSRTGCQGHREPLLCPECGASFKQQRGLSTHLLKKCPVQLRKNKGLLRPDSPIPLHPLPTGIQASEDAEGAKPPSAPLEIELGLPKEAPVLPREPEEIGEPPATPSGSPVPPAGNSSPIETPEKFHFEQGKFHCNLCPFLCSRLSSITSHVAEGCRGGRGRGGKRGASQTKPIVSPLSNGNSAPLTSRGRESSPGGGDTALAPRQKGARFSCPTCPFSCQQERALRTHQARGCPLESGELHCGLCPFTAPAPAALRLHQKRRHPTAATARGPRPSLQCGDCGFTCKQSRCLQQHRRLKHEGVKPHQCPFCDFSTTRRYRLEAHQSRHTGVGRIPCSSCPQTFGTNSKLRLHRLRVHDKTPTHFCPLCDYSGYLRHDITRHVNSCHQGTPAFACPQCEAQFSSETALKQHALRRHPEPAPPAPGSPAEATEGPLHCSRCGLLCPSPASLRGHTRKQHPRLECGACQEAFPTRPALDAHRRQQHFSHRCQLCDFAARERVGLVKHYLEQHEDMTAAAVASDGDRDASQPPLHCPFCDFGCRHQLVLDHHVKGHGGTRLYKCTDCAYSTKNRQKITWHSRIHTGEKPYHCHLCPYACADPSRLKYHMRIHKEERKYLCPECGYKCKWVNQLKYHMTKHTGLKPYQCPECEYCTNRADALRVHRETRHREARTFMCEQCGKAFKTRFLLRTHLRKHSEAKPYVCNVCHRAFRWAAGLRHHALTHTDRHPFFCRLCSYKAKQKFQVVKHVRRHHPDQADPNQGVGKDPTTPTVHLHDVQLEDPSPPAPAAPPTGPEG, from the exons ATGTGTCCAGAGTGCAAGCGCTGCTTTAAGAAGCGGACACATCTGGTGGAGCACCTACATCTGCACTtcccagaccccagcctccaATGCCCCAACTGCCAGAAGTTCTTCACCAGTAAGAGCAAGCTCAAGACCCATCTACTGCGGGAGCTGGGCGAGAAGGCCCACCGCTGCCCGCTCTGCCACTACAGTGCAGTGGAGAGGAATGCACTCAACCGCCACATGGCCAGCATGCACGAGGCTATTTCCAACTTCTACTCAGACACCTACACCTGTCCTGTCTGCCGTGAGGAATTCCGCCTCAGTCAGGCTCTCAAGGAGCACCTCAAGAGCCACACAGCTGCAGCTGCCACAGAGCCGTTGCCTCTTCACTGCTTTCAGGAGGGCTGCAGCTATGCAGCGCCTGACCGCAAAGCCTTCTTAAAGCACCTGAAGGAGGCCCATGGGGTGCGGGCTGTGGAGTGCCGCCATCACTCATGCCCCCTGCTCTTCGCCACAGCCGAGGCCATGGAGGCCCACCACAAGAGCCACTATGCCTTCCACTGCCCTCACTGTGACTTCGCCTGCTCCAACAAGCACCTGTTCCGCAAACATAAGAAGCAGGGCCACCCTGGCAGTGAAGAACTGCGCTGTACCTTCTGTCCCTTCGCCACCTTCAACCCTGTGGCCTACCAGGACCATGTAGGCAAGATGCATGCTCATGAGAAGATCCACCAGTGCCCCGAGTGCAACTTTGCCACTGCCCACAAAAGGGTGCTTATCCGACACATGCTGCTTCATACAG GTGAGAAACCTCACAAGTGTGAGCTGTGTGATTTCACATGCCGGGATGTGAGCTACCTGTCCAAGCACATGCTGACACACTCCAATGCCAAGGATTACATGTGCACTGAGTGTGGTTATGTCACCAAGTGGAAGCACTACCTCAGCGTGCACATGCGAAAGCATGCAGGAGACCTCAG ATACCAGTGCAACCAGTGCTCCTATCGCTGTCACCGGGCAGATCAGCTGAGCAGCCACAAGCTGCGGCATCAAGGCAAGTCCCTGATGTGTGAGGTGTGTGCCTTCGCCTGCAAGCGGAAGTATGAGCTACAGAAGCACATGGCGTCGCAGCATCATCCTGGCACGCCAGCCCCACTCTACCCCTGCCGCTACTGCAGCTACCAGAGCCGCCATAAGCAGGCCCTGCTGAGCCACGAGAACTGCAAACATACTCGCCTCCGTGAGTTCCACTGTGCCCTCTGTGACTACCGTACCTTCAGCAACACTGCCCTCTTCTTCCACAAGCGCAAGGCCCATGGCTATGTGCCTGGGGACCAGAGCTGGCAGCTCCGCTATGCCAGCCAGGAGCCAGAGGGGACCAGACAGTGCCCAACACCCCCACCAGACTCAGAGCCCTCAAATCAGCTGTCTGGTCAGCCTGAGGAGCCAGGCCATGACCTGGGGACTGTGGTTAACCCCAGCTTGAACCAGGCCTCACCAGAGACAAACGAAGATGGTGCCAGGAGACAGGATGGCAGTGAGGCTCCTCAGGGGGGTGACCTGGTTGGCAGTCCAAGCCCAGTGGAGGTAGATGAGAGCAGCTGCACACTACACCTAGAGGCCCTGGGAGTAGAGCTGGAGCCCATGGCCGAGCCACCCCTTGAAGAAATTACGGAAACAACCCCTGTGGAGTTCAGGCCCCTGGATCCCTCGGGGCCTCTGGAACTCGAAGGACCACATGGAACTTTGACAGAGCTGCCCAGCTTTGAAGGCATTGAGCCATCTGGCTTGGGTGCTGAAGAAGAGCCCATTCTGGAGAAGCCAGAACCTGAGGACCCCAGAAATCCCCCATCTTCAGAGGAGCCCCCTAACAGCTGGATGGAAACTTTCAAGGCAACTCCACCTGCTGAGACAGCATCCTTGTCCCCATTCCCTGAATCAGAGTCATTACTTAAGGCCCTAAGGAGGCAGGACAAAGAACAGGCAGAGGCACTGGTGCTGGAGGGGCGAGTGCAGATGGTAGTGATACAGGGAGAGGGACAGGCCTTCCGCTGCCCGCACTGCCCTTTTATCACCCGCAGGGAAAAGGCCCTGAGTCTGCACTCCAGGACTGGGTGCCAGGGCCACCGAGAGCCCCTACTGTGCCCTGAGTGTGGAGCTAGCTTCAAGCAACAGCGTGGCCTCAGCACCCACCTGCTGAAGAAGTGTCCTGTTCAGCTCAGAAAGAACAAGGGCTTGCTGAGACCAGATTCACCTATCCCTCTGCATCCTCTGCCCACGGGCATCCAGGCCTCAGAAGATGCAGAGGGTGCAAAGCCCCCATCTGCACCATTAGAAATAGAATTAGGGCTCCCAAAAGAGGCTCCTGTGCTGCCCAGAGAACCAGAAGAAATAGGGGAGCCTCCTGCCACACCCTCTGGCTCCCCAGTCCCTCCTGCAGGGAACTCCTCACCCATAGAGACCCCTGAGAAGTTCCACTTTGAGCAGGGCAAGTTTCATTGCAACTTGTGCCCATTTCTTTGTTCTCGGCTCTCCTCCATTACCTCTCATGTGGCTGAAGGCTGCCGTGGGGGGCGTGGTCGGGGAGGGAAGCGAGGGGCCTCCCAGACCAAACCTATTGTGTCCCCCCTGAGCAATGGGAACTCTGCTCCCCTGACCAGTAGGGGTAGAGAGTCCAGTCCTGGTGGTGGGGACACAGCTCTGGCTCCAAGGCAGAAGGGGGCTCGCTTCTCCTGCCCCACATGCCCCTTTAGCTGCCAGCAGGAGCGGGCTCTGCGAACTCACCAGGCCCGGGGCTGCCCCCTCGAGTCTGGAGAGCTGCACTGTGGCCTCTGCCCGTTCACTGCCCCTGCTCCTGCTGCCCTGCGGCTCCACCAAAAGAGGCGGCACCCCACTGCAGCCACAGCCCGTGGCCCCCGGCCCTCTCTGCAGTGTGGGGACTGCGGCTTCACCTGTAAACAGAGCCGTTGCCTGCAGCAGCACCGGCGGCTCAAACATGAAGGGGTGAAGCCACACCAGTGCCCTTTCTGTGACTTTTCCACCACCAGGAGGTACCGGTTAGAGGCACACCAGTCCCGGCATACGGGTGTTGGCCGCATcccctgcagctcctgcccccagACATTTGGTACCAACTCGAAGCTTCGCTTGCACCGGCTGAGGGTGCATGATAAAACCCCCACCCACTTCTGTCCACTCTGTGACTACAGTGGCTACCTCCGCCACGACATCACTCGCCATGTCAACAGCTGCCACCAGGGTACCCCAGCCTTTGCCTGCCCCCAGTGTGAAGCCCAGTTCAGCTCAGAGACAGCACTCAAGCAGCATGCTCTGCGCCGGCACCCCGAGCCCGCACCTCCAGCCCCTGGCTCTCCGGCAGAAGCCACCGAGGGCCCCTTGCACTGTTCCCGCTGTGGGTTGCTATGCCCCAGCCCTGCCAGCCTGCGAGGACACACCCGTAAACAGCACCCACGCCTTGAGTGTGGGGCCTGCCAAGAGGCCTTCCCTACCCGGCCAGCACTGGATGCACACCGGAGGCAGCAGCATTTCAGCCACCGCTGCCAGCTCTGTGACTTTGCTGCCCGGGAACGAGTAGGCCTGGTGAAGCACTACCTGGAGCAACATGAGGATATGACAGCCGCAGCAGTGGCCTCAGATGGGGACAGGGATGCTAGCCAGCCCCCTCTGCACTGCCCCTTTTGTGACTTTGGGTGTCGCCATCAGCTGGTGTTAGATCACCATGTGAAGGGGCATGGGGGCACCCGGCTATACAAGTGTACCGACTGTGCTTACAGCACCAAGAACCGCCAGAAGATCACGTGGCACAGCCGTATCCACACCGGGGAAAAGCCCTACCACTGTCACCTCTGCCCCTATGCCTGTGCTGACCCCTCTCGCCTCAAG tACCACATGCGGATCCACAAGGAAGAACGGAAGTACCTGTGCCCTGAGTGTGGCTACAAGTGTAAGTGGGTCAACCAGCTCAAGTACCACATGACCAAGCACACAG GGTTAAAGCCATACCAGTGTCCAGAATGTGAGTACTGCACCAACCGGGCTGATGCCCTGCGCGTGCACCGGGAGACACGGCACCGGGAAGCCCGGACCTTCATGTGTGAGCAGTGCGGCAAGGCCTTCAAGACACGCTTCCTGCTGCGCACCCACCTCCGCAAGCACAGTGAGGCCAAACCCTATGTGTGCAATGTGTGCCACCGTGCTTTCCGCTGGGCTGCTGGACTGCGCCACCATGCCCTCACTCACACCGACCGCCACCCCTTCTTCTGCCGCCTCTGCAGCTACAAGGCCAAGCAGAAATTCCAGGTGGTCAAGCATGTGCGCAGGCACCACCCCGACCAGGCTGACCCAAACCAGGGCGTGGGCAAAGACCCCACCACCCCCACGGTGCACCTGCATGACGTACAGTTAGAGGATCCCAGCCCTCCCGCTCCTGCTGCTCCCCCCACCGGACCAGAAGGCTGA